Part of the Paludisphaera borealis genome, ACGGCCACGCCCCTCGCGTCGAGCTCTCTCATCAAGAGGTCGGCGAGCTCCTCGGTGAGCCGCTCCTGCATCTGAGGGCGCTTGGCCAGGACGTCGATCACCCGGGGGATCTTCGAAAGGCCGACGACCTTGCCGTTGGGGATGTAGGCCACATGCGCCTGGCCGACCACGGGCAGCAGGTGATGCTCGCAGAAGCTCACGAAGCGGATGTCCTTGACCAGGACCATCTCGTCGTATTTCTGCGTGAACAGTTTGGTGAGGTGGACGCGGGGGTCTTGATGCAGTCCCTGGAAGACCTCGGCGTACATCCGGGCGACGCGGTCGGGGGTTTCCACCAGCCCTTCCCGCTCCGGATCTTCGCCGACGGCCAGCAGGATTTCTCGAACGGCCCGGCGAATCCGGTCGAGATCGACTTCGTGACGAGGCGTGTTGGCAGCCATCAATACTTTCTCGGGACGAGGCAAGGCGAGGCCTCCCACCGGATCTCCGTTCCCGGGCGGCTTTCGCAATCGATCTCCGCGGCCCGAGCCGGGTTCATCCCGCCCAGGTCGGCCGCAAACGCCGGGGACGAGTCGCCGGCCTTCGCGATTTCGACGTAAGTCGAAAAACGCCAAAAGCTTCTGCTGAAGCACGGTCCATTGTAAGGTTCGCCGCCCCGAAAATCAAGAAGCTTGGAGCGGCGTTCAATTCAGGCTGAAATCAGGGGGAAACGGGTGCGTGCGCGGGGCCGAGCCGGCGATTTGCTCGAGCCGTTCGAGCAGTTCCTGGATCGTCCCGCACCGCTTTTCGACCGAGGGCTCGTTCAGGAGCGACTGCTTCAGCTCGATGGGTAAGCTGAGCGCGTGGGCCATGACGTCGACGAGGACGCCCAGGGGCGCCGACGCGTTGAGCAGCTTCGAGAAGTCCGGATCGAGCGCGTGCTCGCGGCCGACGACCCTGCGGAAGAGATCGACGAGGCCGGCGCGTCGAGCGGCTTCGGAGTCGCCCGGGGCGAGGTCGTCGAGGACGTCGACCTCGGCGACGCGGTAGAGCCGCCCGCTCGGCGGCTCGCATCGCAATCGGACGCGTTTCCGACCCAGGAGCAGCAGGTTGAACCGGCCGTCGGCGAGCCGTTCGTGCCGAATGATCTTGCCCAGACAGCCGACTTCCTCGACCGCCGCCGGCTCGGTCCAGCCGCCGACGTCGGGGACGGTTTTGAGCTGGACGATCGTGATCAGCCGGTCGTCCGCAAGGGCGTCTTCGGTCATCTGCCGGTATCGAGGCTCGAAGATGTGCAAGGGCAGGACGACGTGAGGGAAAAGGACGACCTTCGGCAGCGGAAACAGCCGGGTGACGTCCGAAAAATCGCGCAAATCCAGGTCGTCGTCCATACCACTTGACTTTCGCCTCGTCGAGACGGCAAATACAGTACGGGGCTCGGCCCGATCCGGGCGCGGTCGACTTCGCCATGTCGCGAAGTGCATTGTAGTCGGCCTCGGAACGGCGGCAAGGCTGCGTCAGGCCAGGGTTTGCAAGTCGTCGCCGGGGCGATGATGGTGGGATGCGTGGGGATGCCCAAGAAACAACAGCCTTCCAGCGATCCCAAGCTTCAGGCGCGTCGCGTCCTCAAGGCCCTCAAGGAACTGTATCCCGATGCCGAGTGCGCCTTGGTTCACGACGGCCCGTTCCAGCTCCTGGCGGCGACGATCCTCTCGGCCCAGTGCACCGACGTGCGGGTGAACCTCGTCACGCCCCGGTTGTTCGCCCGGTTCCCCGACGCCCGGTCCCTGGCCGAGGCCGATCGGGCCGAGGTGGAAGAGCTGATCCGCTCGACCGGTTTCTTTCGGGCCAAGGCCAAGAACCTCCAGGCGATGGCCGCTCGCCTGCAACAGGAGCACGGCGGCCAGGTCCCCCGCGATCTCGAACTTTTGACGGCCCTCGCCGGGGTGGGGCGAAAGACGGCCAACGTGGTGCTCGGAACGGCCTTCGGCCTGGCGACGGGCGTCGTCGTCGACACTCACGTCAAGCGGCTCGCCGGCCGGCTCGGCCTGACGACCCGAAAGACCCCCGAGCAGATCGAGACCGACCTGATGGCCGTCGTCCCGCGCTCCGAGTGGGTCGAGTTCAGTCACCGCCTGATCCACCACGGCCGGAAACTCTGCGTGGCCCGAAAGCCCCATTGCAGCCAATGCCCGCTCGAACCGTTCTGCCCCAAGATCGGCGTTCGATCGTCGCAGTGACGAGTCGCCGCGGGCTCACGGCGAATCAAGATCATCTGTCGGCAAGGCGGATCAGCCGTTATTCTATTGTCCAGTCATAAGAGGGACCAGCCGCCGGGCGGGCCGGGCGATTCGATGGGACGGATACGATCATGCATATTCTGGACATCTTCGAGACGAACCCCACGACCTTCAGCTTCGAGTTCTTTCCTCCGAAAACGGACAAGGCCTCGGCGGATCTCTTCGAAACGATGGCGCATCTCCAGGCGCTCCAGCCTTCGTTCGTGTCGGTCACCTACGGGGCCGGCGGCACGACGCGAGAGCGGACGCACGATCTGATCGTCCGGATCCAGCAAGAGACCAACCTCACGGCGATCTCGCACCTGACTTGCGTGTGTCACTCCGAGGCCGAGCTGGAGGCGATCCTCGAACGCTACGCCGCCTCGAAGATCGAGAACATCCTGGCGCTGGGTGGCGACCCGCCGCGCAACCTTCAGGGGTACGACCGCGCGAACGACGCCTTCCAGTACGCCGATCAGCTCGTCCGTTTCGTCCGCTCACGCCTGGGCGTGGCCGATTCACGCGGGTTCGGCGTCGGGGTCGCGGGCTTTCCCGAGGGGCACCCCGGGACCCCCAACCGGCTCCTGGAGATGGACAACCTGAAGCGCAAGGTCGACGCCGGCGCCGACTACATCTGCACCCAGCTCTTCTTTCAGAACGCCGACTTTTACGACTTCCGCGAACGGTGCGACCTGGCCGGAATCCGCGTGCCGATCCTCGCCGGGATCATGCCCGTGACGTCGAAGGAGAACCTGGCGCGGATCGCCGAGCTGGCGCTGGGGGCGCGGATTCCCGCCCGGCTGCTTCGGGCCGTCGAGCGGTGCGGCGATTCGGCGGAATCGGTCGCCAAGGTCGGCGTCCACTGGGCCACCGAGCAGTGCCGCGACCTCCTCGACAACGAGGTGCGCGGCCTTCATTTCTACACCCTCAACCGCTCCGACGCGACCCGGCAGATTTATGACTACCTCGGTGTCAAGGACTCGCAGGCCCTCGCGCGCCGCGCGGCGGTCTGAGCGAAGCGTTCCGAGCGAGCCGCGGCGATGAGCGAAGCCGACCTCACGCGCCGGCTGAAGGCCAAGGCGGTCGAGCTGGGCTTCGACCGCGTCGGTGTCGCCGGCGCGCGGACGCCGCCGGACTACGACCGGTTCCGCGAATGGCTCGACGCCGGCCGCGCCGCGGGCATGCAGTACATGGAGCGGCACGCCGAGGCCCGCGCCCATCCCGACAGCGTGCTCGAAGGGGTCCGCGCGGTGGTCATGGTCAGCCTCGTCTATGGCGAGCCGACCGACGCCGACGCGCCCTCCCGCCGATTGTCCGGCAAGATCGCGCGGTACGCGCGAGGGCTCGACTACCACCAGGTCCTTCGCGCCCGGCTCGCCGCCCTGCTCGACTGGCTGAAGCTTGAACGCCCCGAGGTCGAGGGGCGCGCAGTGGTCGACACCGCGCCGCTGCTGGAACGCGACTACGGGCGGCTCGCCGGTCTGGGGTGGATCGGTAAGAACACGCTGCTGATCGACCGGCGGCTGGGGAGCTTCACGTTCCTGGGCGCGTTGCTGGTCGATCTCGATCTTGAGCCCGATCCGCCGCACGTCTCGTCCCATTGTGGGACTTGCACGCGGTGTCTGGACGCCTGCCCCACGGGGGCGTTCGACGGTCCGTACCAGCTCGACGCGGGGCGTTGCATCAGCTACTGGACGATCGAGCATCGCGGCGCGATCCCCGACGACCAGGCCGACCGCCTCGACGGCTGGGTCTTCGGCTGCGACGTCTGCCAGGACGTCTGCCCGTGGAATCGCAAGGCGCCCGCCGGCCGCGTCCACGAGCTGGACGCGCGCGACGAGTGGGTCGACGCCGATCTGGTGGAATGGCTGAACCGGTCGAAGGGGGACTGGAAGCGGGCGCTGCGGGGCTCGGCCCTCGAACGCGCCCGCCGCGTCGGGCTGGTGCGGAACGCGGCGCTAGTCTTGGGCTCGGCGCGTGACGAAGGCGCGGCGCCTGCCCTGATCGATCGGCTGGCGGACCGCGCTGAAGACCCGGTGATTCGCGCCGCCGCCGCCTGGGCGCTCGGCCGCATTGGATCGCCGATCGCCCGCGAGGCGCTGGAACGGTTCCAGGGCGACGACGACGCGCTGGTGCGCGAGGCCGTCGCCCGGGCGGTGGAGGGGTTCGGCGGCGTCAGGTCGTCGTCGGCGGCGTGTTCGTGACGGTCGGCGGGTTGGCCGACCACGTCACGGGGGAGATCTGGCCGGTGATCGACTGGCCGAACGCGTCGGCGGTCGTCACCTTGAAGGTGTTCGAGCCGTCGCCGAGGGGAACCATGATGCTATAGTTGCCCGTGGCGTCGGCGGTGGCCGTCGCGCCGGGGGAGTTGTTGTTGATTTCGGCGAATTTGACCGTCGCGTTCGGGGTCACGGCACCCGTGAACCGGACGAGCCGCGAGCTGGTGATCCGGCTGTGCAGCGGGCCGTCGGTGGCCGGGTCGAGGTTGACGTTCACGACCGGGCTGATCGTGGTCTTGGCCCCGAGGTTCTGCGTGGCGATCCGAAGGTCGGCGCTGTTGATCTTGCCGTCGCGGTTGGCGTCGGCGTCGAACGTATACTTGGAGCTGGTCGACGCCGCGCCCATCTCGGACTTGATGGCCTTGATGTCGGTCTGATCGACCGTGCCGTCGCCGTTGGTGTCGCCCGGCAGGTAGAAGCCGAGCAGGTAGTTGCCGGTCGTCGACGACAGGCCCTTGACGTCGACCAGGTAGGTCGCCGGGCCCTGGCCGGCCTTGGGCACGGTCAGGGTGCTTGTGATGGCCGAGCTGACCGGAGTCGAAAGGCTCTTGGATTTGACGATCGACTGCGAGTAGACCGAGTGCTGGACCGACAACGGACGTCGGCTCCCCTCGGCGCGGATCGAGACGATCTCGGGCTTGGCCGTCGAGGACGGGTCGGCCGCGACGTCGACCCCCACCAC contains:
- the folE gene encoding GTP cyclohydrolase I FolE; the protein is MAANTPRHEVDLDRIRRAVREILLAVGEDPEREGLVETPDRVARMYAEVFQGLHQDPRVHLTKLFTQKYDEMVLVKDIRFVSFCEHHLLPVVGQAHVAYIPNGKVVGLSKIPRVIDVLAKRPQMQERLTEELADLLMRELDARGVAVVIEASHSCMTIRGVNKPNATFVTSAVRGAFKERMATRSEVMSLIFGAKN
- a CDS encoding LON peptidase substrate-binding domain-containing protein, giving the protein MDDDLDLRDFSDVTRLFPLPKVVLFPHVVLPLHIFEPRYRQMTEDALADDRLITIVQLKTVPDVGGWTEPAAVEEVGCLGKIIRHERLADGRFNLLLLGRKRVRLRCEPPSGRLYRVAEVDVLDDLAPGDSEAARRAGLVDLFRRVVGREHALDPDFSKLLNASAPLGVLVDVMAHALSLPIELKQSLLNEPSVEKRCGTIQELLERLEQIAGSAPRTHPFPPDFSLN
- the nth gene encoding endonuclease III is translated as MPKKQQPSSDPKLQARRVLKALKELYPDAECALVHDGPFQLLAATILSAQCTDVRVNLVTPRLFARFPDARSLAEADRAEVEELIRSTGFFRAKAKNLQAMAARLQQEHGGQVPRDLELLTALAGVGRKTANVVLGTAFGLATGVVVDTHVKRLAGRLGLTTRKTPEQIETDLMAVVPRSEWVEFSHRLIHHGRKLCVARKPHCSQCPLEPFCPKIGVRSSQ
- the metF gene encoding methylenetetrahydrofolate reductase [NAD(P)H], with amino-acid sequence MHILDIFETNPTTFSFEFFPPKTDKASADLFETMAHLQALQPSFVSVTYGAGGTTRERTHDLIVRIQQETNLTAISHLTCVCHSEAELEAILERYAASKIENILALGGDPPRNLQGYDRANDAFQYADQLVRFVRSRLGVADSRGFGVGVAGFPEGHPGTPNRLLEMDNLKRKVDAGADYICTQLFFQNADFYDFRERCDLAGIRVPILAGIMPVTSKENLARIAELALGARIPARLLRAVERCGDSAESVAKVGVHWATEQCRDLLDNEVRGLHFYTLNRSDATRQIYDYLGVKDSQALARRAAV
- the queG gene encoding tRNA epoxyqueuosine(34) reductase QueG, translating into MSEADLTRRLKAKAVELGFDRVGVAGARTPPDYDRFREWLDAGRAAGMQYMERHAEARAHPDSVLEGVRAVVMVSLVYGEPTDADAPSRRLSGKIARYARGLDYHQVLRARLAALLDWLKLERPEVEGRAVVDTAPLLERDYGRLAGLGWIGKNTLLIDRRLGSFTFLGALLVDLDLEPDPPHVSSHCGTCTRCLDACPTGAFDGPYQLDAGRCISYWTIEHRGAIPDDQADRLDGWVFGCDVCQDVCPWNRKAPAGRVHELDARDEWVDADLVEWLNRSKGDWKRALRGSALERARRVGLVRNAALVLGSARDEGAAPALIDRLADRAEDPVIRAAAAWALGRIGSPIAREALERFQGDDDALVREAVARAVEGFGGVRSSSAACS
- a CDS encoding dockerin type I domain-containing protein encodes the protein MNPSRELPRKRRQSTFSVDLLEDRTVMSAGMGSTFAIVPGTIAAAGQISTVQVKIDPSYFTGGKGGKLVVGVDVAADPSSTAKPEIVSIRAEGSRRPLSVQHSVYSQSIVKSKSLSTPVSSAITSTLTVPKAGQGPATYLVDVKGLSSTTGNYLLGFYLPGDTNGDGTVDQTDIKAIKSEMGAASTSSKYTFDADANRDGKINSADLRIATQNLGAKTTISPVVNVNLDPATDGPLHSRITSSRLVRFTGAVTPNATVKFAEINNNSPGATATADATGNYSIMVPLGDGSNTFKVTTADAFGQSITGQISPVTWSANPPTVTNTPPTTT